A window from Salinigranum halophilum encodes these proteins:
- a CDS encoding ion transporter — MDGHRGHRATRTYRDTVRFYLIDHRTTVGKGLDVSLLGLNLLFIGLFVADTYPLSAAQEAALWTAEVVIATVFFLEYLLRVYGARSRVAELTNPYTIVDLLSILPTFAVLAGPALPMWAAGLGALRLLRVVRVLRFFRFTRDEEFFFGTVSLETLRVMKLLMTVVAIFFVSAGLFYEFEHGVNDRVETFGDAFYFTVVTLTTVGFGDITPATQAGRFVTIAAILAGIILIPWQASKIVREWTHRDKRNVTCPNCGLEYHDSDASHCKACGHVIYQEHDSRE; from the coding sequence ATGGACGGACACCGGGGGCACCGAGCGACCCGAACGTACCGCGATACGGTCCGTTTCTACCTCATCGACCACCGAACGACGGTCGGGAAGGGGCTCGACGTCTCGCTACTCGGGTTGAACCTCCTGTTCATCGGACTGTTCGTCGCCGACACCTACCCGCTCAGCGCGGCGCAGGAGGCGGCCCTCTGGACGGCCGAAGTCGTCATCGCCACCGTGTTCTTCCTCGAATACCTGCTCCGGGTCTACGGCGCACGGAGCCGGGTTGCGGAGCTCACGAACCCGTACACCATCGTCGACCTGCTCTCCATCCTCCCGACGTTCGCCGTCCTCGCGGGGCCAGCGCTCCCGATGTGGGCGGCAGGGCTCGGGGCCCTGCGCCTGCTCCGTGTCGTTCGCGTCCTCCGGTTCTTCCGCTTTACACGCGACGAAGAGTTCTTCTTCGGGACCGTCAGCCTCGAGACGCTCCGGGTGATGAAGCTGCTCATGACCGTGGTCGCCATCTTCTTCGTCTCCGCGGGCCTGTTCTACGAGTTCGAACACGGCGTCAACGACCGCGTGGAGACGTTCGGCGACGCCTTCTACTTCACCGTCGTCACGCTCACGACGGTCGGGTTCGGCGACATCACGCCGGCGACCCAGGCCGGTCGGTTCGTGACTATCGCGGCCATCCTCGCCGGAATCATCCTCATCCCGTGGCAGGCCTCGAAGATCGTTCGCGAGTGGACCCACCGCGACAAGCGGAACGTCACCTGTCCGAACTGCGGGCTGGAGTACCACGACTCCGACGCCTCACACTGTAAGGCCTGCGGACACGTCATCTACCAGGAGCACGACTCTCGGGAGTGA
- a CDS encoding cold-shock protein, protein MANGKVDFFNDTGGYGFISTDDSDDDVFFHMEDVGGEDLTEGTSVEFSIEQAPKGPRATNLVRN, encoded by the coding sequence ATGGCAAACGGTAAGGTCGACTTCTTCAACGACACTGGCGGCTACGGTTTCATTTCGACGGACGACTCTGACGACGACGTGTTCTTCCACATGGAGGACGTTGGCGGCGAGGACCTGACGGAGGGTACTTCGGTCGAATTCAGCATCGAACAGGCCCCCAAAGGCCCGCGCGCGACGAACCTCGTTCGTAACTAA
- a CDS encoding deoxyhypusine synthase yields MTDHDAPDESDAGGETSHRETFHEDPIGHTQVRAGMTVGELVDEYGKAGIGAAGVERAVDVYAEMLSPDVTNFFGLAGAMVPTGMRQVVVDLIRDGHIDALVTTGANLTHDAIEAVGGKHHHGSVGPHDHRAEERTDAKSEREHDERLRDEGVDRIYNVYLPQEHFTLFEKHLRANVFPAVERTVTIQEFTHELGRANLEQNRERGVEEDAGIAAAAYDCDVPIYVPAIQDSVLGIQAWIYGQTSAFALDALGDMTHLSDLAFEADSAGAMVVGGGVPKNYVLQTMLTVPDAYDYAVQLTMDTSDTGGLSGATLDEARSWGKLEKSARNVTVVADATITLPLVVAAARERAGE; encoded by the coding sequence ATGACCGACCACGACGCGCCCGACGAGTCCGACGCGGGCGGGGAGACCAGCCACCGAGAGACGTTCCACGAGGACCCCATCGGCCACACGCAGGTCCGCGCGGGGATGACCGTCGGTGAACTCGTCGACGAGTACGGGAAGGCGGGCATCGGGGCCGCCGGCGTCGAGCGTGCCGTCGACGTCTACGCCGAGATGCTCTCGCCCGACGTGACCAACTTCTTCGGTCTCGCCGGCGCGATGGTGCCGACGGGGATGCGCCAGGTCGTCGTCGACCTCATCCGCGACGGTCACATCGACGCCCTGGTGACGACCGGCGCGAACCTCACACACGACGCCATCGAGGCAGTCGGGGGCAAGCACCACCACGGCAGCGTCGGTCCGCACGACCACCGCGCGGAGGAGCGCACCGACGCCAAAAGCGAGCGCGAACACGACGAGCGCCTGCGCGACGAGGGCGTCGACCGCATCTATAACGTCTACCTCCCACAGGAGCACTTCACGCTGTTCGAGAAACACCTCCGTGCGAACGTCTTCCCCGCGGTGGAGCGGACGGTCACCATCCAGGAGTTCACCCACGAACTCGGTCGAGCGAACCTCGAACAGAACCGCGAACGCGGCGTCGAGGAGGACGCCGGCATCGCCGCGGCGGCGTACGACTGCGACGTGCCCATCTACGTACCCGCCATCCAGGACTCCGTCCTCGGCATCCAGGCGTGGATATACGGCCAGACCTCGGCGTTCGCGCTCGACGCGCTGGGCGACATGACCCACCTCTCGGACCTCGCCTTCGAGGCCGACTCGGCGGGTGCGATGGTCGTCGGGGGCGGCGTTCCGAAGAACTACGTCCTCCAGACGATGCTCACGGTCCCGGACGCCTACGATTACGCCGTGCAGTTGACGATGGACACGAGCGACACCGGGGGACTGTCGGGCGCGACGCTCGACGAGGCGCGGTCGTGGGGGAAACTGGAGAAGTCCGCGCGGAACGTCACCGTCGTCGCCGACGCGACCATCACCCTCCCGCTGGTGGTGGCCGCGGCGCGCGAACGAGCGGGCGAGTGA
- a CDS encoding cupin domain-containing protein, protein MASGANVKRMPTVTTRDAGEALWSGGALILVKTGSEQTDGAFSLVEHTAAPRYETPYHVHHREDELFYVLDGAIDRHYGENGEETVSAGPGDTVFLPRDVPHGFRVVSDDPCRMLIQLAPGGFEEFVVAAGEPASTMETPPPAEPDVNALVALGREYGLDILGPLPN, encoded by the coding sequence ATGGCAAGCGGTGCCAACGTGAAGCGGATGCCGACGGTGACGACGAGAGACGCAGGCGAGGCGCTGTGGTCGGGCGGGGCGTTGATACTCGTGAAGACCGGTTCGGAACAGACAGACGGCGCGTTCTCACTGGTCGAGCACACGGCCGCACCGCGCTACGAGACGCCGTACCACGTTCACCACCGCGAGGACGAACTGTTCTACGTCCTCGACGGGGCCATCGACCGTCACTACGGCGAGAACGGTGAGGAGACGGTCTCCGCCGGACCCGGTGACACCGTGTTTCTCCCTCGTGACGTCCCGCACGGCTTCCGTGTCGTGAGCGACGACCCGTGCCGGATGTTGATTCAACTCGCGCCAGGAGGCTTCGAGGAGTTCGTCGTCGCGGCCGGCGAGCCAGCGAGTACGATGGAGACGCCGCCACCCGCAGAGCCGGACGTGAACGCGCTGGTCGCGCTCGGTCGGGAGTACGGCCTCGACATCCTCGGCCCGCTTCCGAACTGA
- a CDS encoding ArsA family ATPase — translation MTGTETSPPTDVVLYGGKGGVGKTTCAAAHALALARAGSETLVVSTDPAHSLGDAFERDLGGDPVEVTDDLFAVEVDPETGQDAYRRVVEALANEFRTAGLRLSDDDLERLFEAGLIPGGDEVAALEYVARYADADYDCVVLDTAPTGHTLRLLDLPDVLAETLGVAGDVQRRVRKAGRAAKSMVLGPAAYWGSGTDGDEVASLQARVAEVGTLLRDPSRTRFRVVLTPEQMAIAEAERLVARLAEAGITVDSLVVNRVFDNSDGCSCDRCVRDAERHAARLDAVETRFDLPVRTVPELEGESQGLDALERVGAFL, via the coding sequence ATGACCGGCACGGAGACGAGTCCCCCCACGGACGTCGTCCTGTACGGCGGGAAAGGCGGCGTCGGCAAGACGACCTGTGCGGCCGCGCACGCGCTCGCGCTGGCCCGGGCGGGAAGCGAGACGCTCGTGGTCTCAACCGACCCGGCCCACTCGCTCGGCGACGCGTTCGAGCGCGACCTCGGCGGCGACCCCGTCGAGGTCACCGACGACCTCTTCGCCGTCGAGGTCGACCCCGAGACCGGCCAGGACGCCTATCGTCGGGTGGTCGAGGCGCTCGCGAACGAGTTCCGCACCGCCGGCCTCCGCCTCTCCGACGACGACCTCGAACGGCTGTTCGAGGCGGGGCTCATCCCCGGCGGTGACGAGGTCGCTGCGCTGGAGTACGTCGCCCGGTACGCCGACGCCGACTACGACTGCGTCGTCCTCGACACGGCCCCGACCGGACACACGCTCCGCCTCCTCGACCTCCCCGACGTCCTCGCGGAGACGCTCGGCGTCGCCGGGGACGTCCAGCGGCGGGTGAGAAAGGCGGGCCGCGCGGCCAAGAGCATGGTCCTCGGGCCGGCGGCGTACTGGGGTTCGGGCACCGACGGCGACGAGGTTGCCTCGCTGCAAGCGCGGGTCGCCGAGGTGGGGACGCTCCTTCGCGACCCGTCCCGAACCCGGTTCCGCGTCGTCCTCACCCCCGAGCAGATGGCTATCGCCGAGGCCGAACGGCTGGTCGCGCGACTCGCCGAGGCGGGCATCACGGTCGACTCGCTCGTGGTCAACCGCGTCTTCGACAACAGCGACGGGTGTTCCTGTGACCGATGCGTGCGCGACGCCGAACGGCACGCCGCGCGACTCGACGCGGTCGAGACCCGCTTCGACCTCCCCGTTCGGACCGTCCCCGAACTGGAGGGGGAGTCACAGGGCCTCGACGCGCTCGAACGCGTCGGCGCGTTCCTCTGA
- a CDS encoding universal stress protein, translated as MYDDILLPTDGTESMDDVYLHTLDLARRHDATVHVLYVVDDRAFLTLAPDLVDDVVDELEGEGNEATAAAEAQLDADRVETKAVLRRGDPAEEIIAYIDEAGIDVVTMGTHGANYRQNMVGSVSARVVANAPVPVLTVNVNGDGDDGDDGDEE; from the coding sequence ATGTACGACGACATCCTGCTGCCGACGGACGGGACCGAGTCGATGGACGACGTCTATCTGCACACGCTCGACCTCGCCCGCCGACACGACGCGACGGTCCACGTGCTCTACGTGGTCGACGACCGCGCCTTCCTGACGCTCGCACCCGACCTCGTCGACGACGTGGTCGACGAACTCGAAGGCGAGGGGAACGAGGCGACGGCCGCCGCAGAGGCACAGCTCGACGCCGACAGGGTGGAGACGAAGGCGGTCCTCCGCCGCGGCGACCCCGCCGAGGAGATCATCGCGTACATCGACGAGGCGGGCATCGACGTCGTCACGATGGGGACCCACGGCGCGAACTACCGACAGAACATGGTCGGCAGCGTCTCGGCCCGCGTCGTCGCCAACGCCCCGGTTCCCGTGTTGACCGTCAACGTCAACGGTGACGGCGACGACGGCGACGACGGCGACGAGGAGTAG
- a CDS encoding DUF7861 family protein, whose amino-acid sequence MAHDRIHAKKPTHDLDRWETGVIEDVFERDGHCVVVVDDDDEAVELRVTLAIRDLFVRRLDLAEGDSPVGSRVWYRKRGGN is encoded by the coding sequence GTGGCTCACGACAGAATCCACGCGAAGAAGCCGACGCACGACCTCGACCGGTGGGAGACGGGTGTGATCGAGGACGTCTTCGAGCGCGACGGCCACTGTGTCGTCGTGGTCGACGACGACGACGAGGCGGTCGAACTCCGTGTCACGCTGGCCATCAGAGACCTGTTCGTCCGGCGGCTCGACCTCGCCGAGGGCGACTCGCCGGTCGGCTCGCGAGTGTGGTACCGAAAGCGTGGGGGGAACTGA
- the eif1A gene encoding translation initiation factor eIF-1A, translating into MSEEVERKNLRMPNSDELFAVVTEHNGGNHVRVRCEDGKNRMGRIPGRMKYRTWINEGDVVLVEPWDWQDEKANIEWRYSGQDADQLRREGHID; encoded by the coding sequence ATGAGCGAAGAAGTAGAACGGAAGAACCTCAGGATGCCGAACAGCGACGAGCTGTTCGCAGTCGTCACAGAACACAACGGTGGGAACCACGTCCGCGTGCGCTGTGAGGACGGAAAGAACCGTATGGGCCGTATCCCTGGCCGGATGAAGTACCGGACCTGGATCAACGAGGGCGACGTCGTCCTCGTCGAACCGTGGGACTGGCAGGACGAGAAGGCCAACATCGAGTGGCGCTACTCCGGGCAGGACGCCGACCAGCTCCGCCGCGAAGGCCACATCGACTAA